In Amycolatopsis coloradensis, one genomic interval encodes:
- a CDS encoding SDR family oxidoreductase, which translates to MKTALVTGASRGIGAAIARRLEKDGIRTIKLSSEQADLSTMAGVDKAIEGIDSLDILVNNAAAQPAGPIETDTPESFDRLMAVNVKAPYFLIQRAPLNDGGRIVNVSSVATRMANPDQTSFAMTKGALETMSRTLAHQLGPRGITVNVVAPGATRTADNGEIFTPELEAAIKTLTAHRRLGTAEDIADVVAFLASDDARWVTGQVLDASGGLFLGPPAQGVQ; encoded by the coding sequence ATGAAGACGGCATTGGTGACCGGGGCGTCGCGGGGGATCGGGGCGGCGATCGCGCGGAGGCTCGAGAAGGACGGCATACGAACCATCAAACTGTCGAGTGAGCAGGCCGACTTGTCGACCATGGCGGGAGTCGACAAAGCCATCGAGGGCATCGACAGCCTGGACATCCTGGTCAACAACGCGGCCGCCCAGCCGGCGGGCCCGATCGAGACGGACACGCCCGAAAGCTTCGACCGCCTGATGGCGGTGAACGTGAAAGCGCCGTACTTCCTCATCCAGCGAGCACCGCTGAACGACGGCGGCCGCATCGTCAACGTCTCGTCGGTCGCGACCAGGATGGCCAACCCCGACCAGACGTCCTTCGCGATGACCAAGGGCGCGCTCGAGACGATGAGCCGCACCCTCGCCCACCAGCTCGGACCGCGCGGGATCACGGTCAACGTCGTCGCGCCGGGCGCCACCAGGACCGCGGACAATGGCGAGATCTTCACGCCGGAGCTGGAGGCCGCCATCAAAACCCTCACCGCGCACCGGAGGCTCGGTACAGCGGAGGACATAGCGGACGTCGTCGCCTTCCTCGCCTCCGACGACGCCCGGTGGGTGACCGGGCAGGTCCTCGACGCGAGCGGTGGGTTGTTCCTCGGTCCTCCGGCCCAAGGGGTTCAATAG
- a CDS encoding PIN domain-containing protein: MGDDSPNPPTARLFKGFEAYQSPTDADYSAVLKTGLVVLDTNVLLNLYRFTKEARGDLLRVFERLGDSMWVPHQAAHEFFRNREQTILTRHNVHAAAVKDLEKPVQAVRDVMSRWMKAVGLPQSRRHELLSTLDEAYSKIREFITEDRDDSLQGARDTNTDPILAMLLRLLDGRIGPAFSQEAMAKALKEAERRNQTRTPPGYQDREKDDNRSAGDYLVWEQTLFEAERRKVDVLFVTGDVKEDWWRRVQNLPVGPRVELVDELRDRTGRRLLMAQPQDLLRIAGNLLDIVVRPSSVEEIQDSGRVEAGATSTRQDRIRLYLESALGTGLPAGMVLNSRGANELSGWDIVIDGSHRQRVLIWFYDPLRPFNDIATDSVRSTATAMVRGARRRFLGEESWLVCVADLTTLARRMDVERREPWENNPEKNSASARAAAEFAPYLRNLKEAGFDHVDHVIDTETDNLARLDSVADKVREYLARSARP, encoded by the coding sequence GTGGGGGATGACTCGCCGAATCCGCCTACCGCTCGCCTCTTCAAAGGATTTGAGGCGTATCAGTCACCGACGGATGCGGATTACTCTGCTGTCCTGAAAACGGGATTGGTGGTTCTCGACACAAACGTGCTATTAAACCTCTACCGGTTCACCAAAGAGGCTCGAGGTGATCTTCTCAGGGTTTTCGAACGGCTTGGCGACTCGATGTGGGTGCCGCACCAAGCGGCACATGAGTTTTTCCGCAACCGCGAACAAACAATCTTAACCCGACACAACGTCCATGCGGCTGCTGTTAAAGATCTTGAGAAGCCGGTGCAGGCGGTGCGTGATGTCATGTCGCGTTGGATGAAGGCTGTCGGCCTTCCGCAGTCCCGCCGTCATGAGCTTCTTTCGACTCTCGATGAGGCTTACAGTAAGATTAGGGAATTTATCACCGAGGACCGTGACGATTCGCTGCAGGGCGCTCGAGATACCAACACGGATCCGATCCTCGCCATGCTTCTGCGGCTGCTCGATGGGCGTATCGGTCCGGCGTTCTCGCAGGAGGCTATGGCCAAGGCTCTCAAGGAGGCGGAGCGGAGAAATCAGACGCGAACACCGCCCGGATACCAGGATAGAGAAAAGGATGACAATCGTAGTGCGGGCGACTATCTGGTATGGGAGCAGACGCTTTTCGAAGCGGAGCGTCGAAAAGTAGACGTCCTGTTCGTGACCGGTGACGTGAAGGAAGACTGGTGGCGACGCGTGCAGAACTTGCCCGTAGGACCCCGAGTGGAACTGGTGGACGAACTACGAGACCGCACCGGTAGGCGACTGTTGATGGCGCAACCGCAGGATTTGCTTCGAATCGCGGGAAACTTGCTAGACATCGTAGTTCGTCCTAGTTCGGTGGAGGAGATACAGGATTCGGGCCGAGTGGAAGCGGGGGCCACGAGCACACGTCAAGACCGGATTCGACTGTATCTTGAGAGTGCGCTCGGTACGGGCCTGCCAGCAGGCATGGTGCTCAATTCTCGTGGCGCGAACGAACTCTCGGGATGGGACATCGTGATCGACGGGTCGCATCGCCAACGGGTGCTGATTTGGTTCTACGATCCGTTACGACCGTTCAACGACATCGCCACTGATTCAGTGCGCTCGACAGCGACCGCCATGGTTAGAGGCGCGAGGCGTCGGTTTCTTGGTGAGGAATCGTGGTTGGTGTGCGTCGCGGACCTCACCACTTTGGCCAGGCGGATGGATGTAGAGCGCCGAGAACCATGGGAAAACAATCCTGAAAAGAACTCCGCTTCGGCGCGTGCGGCTGCGGAGTTTGCGCCATATCTGCGCAACCTCAAGGAGGCTGGATTTGATCACGTGGATCACGTTATTGATACCGAAACAGATAACCTGGCGAGACTGGATTCCGTCGCGGACAAGGTGCGGGAATATCTCGCAAGGTCGGCTCGACCATGA
- a CDS encoding DNA cytosine methyltransferase: MADQRKGSRVERTSVELFAGGGGLAMAVSNAGFRPLLLNEFAKHACRTLAINLADPVPDGVLPTIPAPGQRPPLVSGDIQSLDMSYLAEAEVDLLAGGPPCQPFSLGGIAKGDEDKRNMFPEMFRAIREIQPKAIICENVRGLLRPSFAPYFRYILNELALPFEKRDPDSTWQEHNALLIKRLAETQDDPRKRYVVRPFPVNAADYGVPQIRHRVIIVAFRSDLDVDIDAFAASVRPEYSEAALHRSMLDDDEGNPGSYWVRHPDVPPHVRDRVVARLPTSPLLDDGRKPWRTLRDALSGYQGPGKENLPPVPDIPDEWLDRVDRKPNGFTHHVGWPDARIYDGHTPNERDRPAKTVKAGVHGVPGGESVMLRDDRVKDPTAPGGWRYKHRYMTVREAARVMSFPDQWEASGPRGEQMRQLGNAVPVLLGEVFARAVATALEKAENQE; the protein is encoded by the coding sequence GGTGGAACGAACCTCGGTGGAGCTTTTCGCCGGCGGCGGCGGCTTGGCGATGGCTGTCAGCAACGCTGGCTTCCGTCCGCTTCTGCTCAATGAGTTTGCCAAACATGCCTGTCGGACGCTTGCGATCAACTTGGCTGATCCTGTTCCAGATGGTGTGTTGCCAACCATACCTGCCCCGGGTCAGCGCCCCCCGTTAGTGAGTGGCGACATTCAGTCGCTTGACATGTCCTATCTCGCCGAAGCGGAAGTCGACCTCCTGGCGGGTGGTCCCCCGTGTCAGCCCTTCAGTCTGGGCGGTATCGCAAAGGGTGACGAGGACAAGCGCAACATGTTCCCGGAGATGTTTCGGGCTATCCGGGAGATCCAGCCTAAGGCGATCATCTGCGAGAATGTCCGGGGGTTGCTGCGCCCCTCCTTCGCGCCGTACTTCCGCTACATTCTCAACGAGTTGGCCCTTCCGTTTGAGAAACGGGATCCGGATTCGACCTGGCAGGAACATAACGCATTACTGATCAAACGGCTGGCAGAGACGCAAGACGACCCGCGTAAACGGTACGTAGTGAGGCCATTCCCGGTCAATGCGGCCGACTACGGGGTGCCGCAGATCCGACACCGGGTTATCATCGTCGCCTTCCGATCGGATCTCGATGTGGACATCGACGCGTTCGCAGCTTCGGTACGACCCGAGTACTCGGAGGCGGCGTTGCACCGCTCGATGCTCGACGATGACGAGGGCAACCCCGGTTCCTATTGGGTGCGGCACCCAGATGTACCCCCGCACGTGCGTGACAGGGTAGTCGCGCGCTTGCCCACATCCCCACTACTCGATGATGGACGCAAACCGTGGCGAACGCTTCGCGACGCGCTTTCGGGGTATCAGGGGCCGGGCAAGGAGAACCTTCCTCCTGTGCCCGACATCCCTGATGAGTGGCTTGACCGGGTCGATCGAAAGCCGAACGGGTTCACCCATCACGTAGGATGGCCAGACGCCCGGATCTATGACGGCCATACCCCTAACGAACGTGACCGCCCGGCGAAGACCGTAAAGGCGGGTGTGCACGGCGTTCCCGGCGGGGAGTCAGTAATGCTCCGAGATGACCGAGTCAAAGATCCCACCGCCCCTGGCGGATGGCGCTACAAGCACCGGTACATGACTGTGCGGGAGGCGGCGCGAGTGATGTCGTTCCCGGATCAATGGGAGGCAAGCGGCCCGCGGGGCGAGCAGATGCGTCAGCTTGGAAACGCGGTTCCTGTGCTGCTCGGGGAGGTCTTCGCTCGGGCCGTCGCTACCGCGCTGGAGAAGGCGGAGAACCAGGAATGA
- a CDS encoding TetR/AcrR family transcriptional regulator has translation MSLRDRQRAETRLLLQEHAIRLFTDVGYDATTVADVAAAAGVSAMTVYRHFPTKEDLVLYDEYDPVTASAVLAQPPSLPLAARIGRALESTAALGSSQEKAFLLTRLRLMISVPALRARHLDSQYATADAIVAALSGPSPSPDEEFQVRATAMACLGAAHVALLRWAETGGEADLAGLIREALASVFGD, from the coding sequence GTGAGTCTCCGAGACCGCCAGCGCGCCGAAACCCGGCTTCTTCTGCAGGAGCACGCGATCCGCCTCTTCACCGACGTCGGCTACGACGCGACCACCGTCGCCGACGTCGCCGCGGCCGCCGGCGTCTCGGCGATGACGGTCTACCGGCACTTCCCGACGAAGGAGGACCTGGTCCTCTACGACGAGTACGACCCTGTGACCGCTTCCGCCGTGCTTGCGCAGCCTCCTTCCCTTCCCCTGGCCGCGCGGATCGGCCGCGCCTTGGAGTCGACCGCCGCTTTGGGGTCTTCGCAGGAGAAGGCTTTCCTGCTGACGCGGCTACGGCTGATGATCTCGGTGCCGGCGCTGCGGGCGCGGCATCTGGACAGCCAGTACGCGACTGCTGATGCGATCGTGGCCGCTCTCAGCGGCCCTTCTCCTTCGCCGGACGAAGAGTTTCAGGTGCGGGCTACGGCTATGGCGTGCCTGGGCGCGGCACATGTCGCGCTGCTGCGGTGGGCGGAGACTGGCGGAGAGGCGGATCTGGCGGGCTTAATCCGGGAGGCTCTGGCCAGCGTGTTCGGGGATTAG
- a CDS encoding very short patch repair endonuclease: MRANQGRDTKPELLLRSRLYQRGLRYRVSARPLPTLRRTADIVFPRAKVAVFVDGCFWHGCPEHHRPSRSNATFWRDKIEGNRARDRETNTVLRSEGWAVVRVWEHVEAAEAVDLVLAALAERGVAPRESP; encoded by the coding sequence ATGCGTGCGAATCAGGGGCGTGACACCAAGCCTGAGCTGCTACTGCGTTCCCGTCTATACCAGCGCGGACTTCGCTACCGAGTATCCGCCCGTCCGCTGCCGACGCTGCGCAGGACAGCGGACATCGTATTCCCCCGGGCGAAAGTTGCAGTGTTCGTGGATGGCTGCTTCTGGCATGGTTGCCCAGAGCACCACCGGCCGTCTCGGTCCAATGCGACGTTTTGGCGCGACAAGATCGAAGGGAACCGCGCGAGAGATCGGGAGACCAATACTGTGTTGCGCTCGGAAGGCTGGGCCGTGGTACGGGTATGGGAACATGTCGAAGCAGCTGAGGCCGTAGACCTGGTGTTGGCGGCGTTGGCTGAGCGAGGCGTGGCTCCGCGAGAGTCACCGTGA